In Mycolicibacterium nivoides, the DNA window GCCAGCAACTCGATCAGCAGCCGGACCGCATCGAGGGCGTTGGCACTGCGGACGAACCTCGGGAAGGCGGCATGGACGGCGGTGAACATCTCCAGGACCAGATCATGGCGGGCGCGCAGGTGGGCCCGCTCATGGGTGAGGATCGCGGCGACCTCGTTGTCCGACAACGTGGTCAGCGTTCCCTCGCTGACCACGACGCGGCTGCGGACGCCGGGCAGACAGTAGGCGAGAGGCTGCGCGACATCGAGGATGCGCAGCCCGTCGCCGGCGAGCGGGCGGTGCGCCGTACAGAGGTGGGCCGGGACCGCGTCGCGCGACTTGCTGAGCAGGTCGACCATCATGCGGTGGTGGGCGCGCCGGCGCCGGGTGCCCACCGCCACCTGGACCACGGCCACGCAGAGCCGCCCGCCGATGAACAGGGTCAGGCTGAAAACCACGACGTAGAGCAGCCACAACGGCCAACCGAGAGCGTTGATCTCACTGGTGATGGTTGCGGTCGGCCGGCCGTCCGGACCGGGAACGAACAGGCGGCTGGCGATCGCGATACCGGCCGAGAAGGCCGAGAGTACGGCGGCCAGCGCGATGGACTGCCACAGCACGATCGCCGCTCGCGGGGCGCGCAACGGCCACGCCGCACGGGCCAGCACTGCCGGCACTGGTCCCACCAGGGCCAGCGCGACGAGAGTGAAGGCCAGCGCGGACACGCCGTAAGTCTCTCTCAGGCAGTGCCCGAATTACCAGCCGGTGGGGGCAGCTGGTGCTTGCTCTCCAATTCGGCGAGCGCCCGGCGCAGTGCCCGGGCCTCGTCCACACCGACTCGCTCGACGAAATGGACCAGCGCGGCCTGGCGGCTGCCGGAGTCCGCGGCCTGGTCGAGGGCATCGACCATCAGGCCGGCGACCAGCTCGTCGCGGCCGTTTGTGGGCGCATAGCGGTGCGCCCGGTCGTCGCGGTGCTGTACGACCAGGTTCTTCTTCGCCAGCCGTTGCAGCACGGTCATGATCGTGGTGTAGGCCAAGTCGCGGCGGGCGGCCAGCGCCTCATGGACTTGGCGCACAGTTTGGGGTTCGGGCGCGGACCA includes these proteins:
- a CDS encoding M56 family metallopeptidase encodes the protein MSALAFTLVALALVGPVPAVLARAAWPLRAPRAAIVLWQSIALAAVLSAFSAGIAIASRLFVPGPDGRPTATITSEINALGWPLWLLYVVVFSLTLFIGGRLCVAVVQVAVGTRRRRAHHRMMVDLLSKSRDAVPAHLCTAHRPLAGDGLRILDVAQPLAYCLPGVRSRVVVSEGTLTTLSDNEVAAILTHERAHLRARHDLVLEMFTAVHAAFPRFVRSANALDAVRLLIELLADDAAVRTAGPTPLARALVACASGRTPSGALAAGGPTTVIRVRRLGGKPNSVAMAVTAYLTAAAVLVVPTVAVAVPWLTELHRLFAGLG
- a CDS encoding BlaI/MecI/CopY family transcriptional regulator; translation: MAKMTRLGELEREVMDHLWSAPEPQTVRQVHEALAARRDLAYTTIMTVLQRLAKKNLVVQHRDDRAHRYAPTNGRDELVAGLMVDALDQAADSGSRQAALVHFVERVGVDEARALRRALAELESKHQLPPPAGNSGTA